One stretch of Micromonospora echinospora DNA includes these proteins:
- a CDS encoding IS1096 element passenger TnpR family protein: MARTWLSIRVELVSGRGIDLWPRPGRVFAASRSHTFAQLADAIDLAFARWDLAHMHMFTLADQTQVTPLELWDGEEPEGSIDSGRTKLSRLGGGEQLAYVFDFGDDWAHLCTVAESRIDPVETLSVLPSEPIPYFGWGDLPDQYGRRWDGDDGESQPPKPPRWPLAELPPLLPWWGPRQRGQ, from the coding sequence GTGGCGCGTACCTGGCTGTCCATACGGGTTGAGCTGGTCTCCGGTCGTGGCATCGACCTATGGCCTCGACCGGGCAGGGTCTTCGCCGCGAGCCGGTCACACACCTTCGCCCAATTGGCTGACGCGATCGATCTGGCGTTTGCCCGCTGGGACCTGGCCCACATGCACATGTTCACGCTGGCCGACCAGACCCAGGTCACGCCGCTTGAGCTGTGGGATGGCGAGGAGCCCGAGGGCAGCATCGACAGTGGCCGAACCAAGCTGAGCCGGCTGGGTGGCGGCGAGCAGTTAGCGTACGTGTTCGACTTCGGTGATGACTGGGCGCATCTGTGCACGGTCGCCGAGTCCCGCATCGACCCGGTGGAGACGCTCAGCGTGCTGCCCAGCGAGCCGATCCCGTACTTCGGCTGGGGCGACCTGCCCGACCAGTACGGACGACGCTGGGACGGCGACGACGGCGAGTCGCAGCCGCCGAAACCGCCGCGCTGGCCGCTTGCCGAGCTTCCGCCGCTGCTGCCGTGGTGGGGGCCGCGCCAACGCGGACAGTAA
- a CDS encoding DUF6907 domain-containing protein has translation MVMETHKGEVGGMAVEIFSLEHLDQPEENTSAELVVSAPDPLSLADAGYLATSIRKAVMEARRTHRPYWLRRACPSWCVATHQDGDHLEDRIHWPDDSPPMLLSLHSSVSTAGESCSDGTYRPPGLEVDLEQHADAVEPVVKFVIEGATAALRLTLDEAEQVRTAVGRVVAMARDTDNQLVEAGLAGPAPRPHRPSLDQTVADLVVHDEGLTAEQKISVFRGVVAERLTQQGLSVSEQAVRLNCTEEQVLDAMVDFAMWSHAGYLLPPAKPAEPQCPVWCGGECLTEDGVRLHDRHVAAVYGQHHECANDIKVATVDLQAFNSPDGYDEPPSVTLAIDNPEQRPTDMTKLDGMNHNAVRNLAASLLSGFWDRTTIRLTPQKAANLGASLIAASRAAHNNTAVEA, from the coding sequence ATGGTGATGGAGACCCACAAGGGTGAGGTCGGCGGGATGGCGGTGGAGATCTTCTCACTGGAGCACCTTGACCAGCCCGAGGAGAACACCTCAGCGGAGTTGGTCGTGTCTGCTCCGGATCCGCTCAGTCTGGCCGACGCCGGCTACCTCGCCACCTCCATTAGGAAGGCGGTCATGGAAGCCCGCCGAACGCACCGGCCGTACTGGCTGAGGCGGGCGTGTCCGTCCTGGTGTGTCGCGACGCACCAGGACGGCGACCACCTCGAGGATCGCATCCACTGGCCAGACGACTCGCCGCCTATGCTGTTGTCGCTGCACAGCTCGGTGAGTACTGCCGGCGAGTCGTGCAGCGATGGGACGTACCGGCCGCCGGGGCTGGAGGTCGACCTGGAGCAGCACGCCGACGCGGTCGAGCCGGTGGTGAAGTTCGTGATCGAGGGCGCGACGGCGGCGTTGCGGCTCACGCTGGACGAGGCTGAGCAGGTGAGGACGGCGGTCGGACGAGTTGTGGCCATGGCGCGCGATACGGACAACCAGCTGGTCGAGGCCGGATTGGCCGGTCCAGCGCCGAGGCCACACCGGCCGAGCCTCGACCAGACCGTGGCCGATCTGGTGGTCCACGACGAGGGCCTCACGGCCGAGCAGAAAATTAGCGTGTTCCGCGGCGTGGTCGCCGAGCGACTTACCCAGCAGGGCCTGAGCGTCAGTGAGCAGGCTGTGCGGTTGAACTGCACCGAGGAGCAGGTGCTGGACGCGATGGTGGACTTCGCGATGTGGTCGCACGCCGGCTACCTGCTTCCACCCGCCAAGCCGGCCGAGCCGCAGTGCCCGGTGTGGTGCGGTGGGGAGTGCCTTACCGAAGACGGCGTCCGCCTGCACGACCGGCACGTGGCCGCCGTGTACGGCCAGCACCACGAATGTGCCAACGACATCAAGGTGGCGACGGTCGACCTTCAGGCGTTCAACTCCCCCGACGGGTACGACGAGCCGCCATCAGTGACGCTGGCCATCGACAACCCGGAACAGCGTCCCACCGACATGACCAAGCTCGACGGGATGAACCACAACGCGGTCCGGAACCTGGCCGCGTCGCTGCTGTCGGGCTTCTGGGACCGCACGACGATCCGGCTCACCCCTCAGAAAGCGGCGAACCTCGGCGCCTCACTGATCGCCGCATCCCGCGCTGCCCACAACAACACCGCAGTCGAAGCCTGA